The Lacrimispora xylanolytica genome has a segment encoding these proteins:
- a CDS encoding glycoside hydrolase family 43 protein — protein sequence MITITNPIQKGFYPDPSICRVGEEFYMVHSTFAYAPGIPVFKSDNLSDWEQIGHVLEREEQLCLNGAKVSQGIYAPTIRYFNGLFYVITTNVSGGGNFYVTAETANGPWSDPIYLENAPGIDPSLFFDDETCYYVGQRAKENAAYYGDCEIWIQELDLREGKLLGKPVSVFDGSMKHTIWAEGPHVYRKDDFYYLMLAEGGTAFHHSVAVARSRSVFGPYESCPHNPILTHRHLGHGYPIQNIGHGDLVESPSGDWFMVMLGTRPKNGCAELGRETFLAKVEWEEDWPVVNPMVGTVMEQQKMKFLPGCDRAKPAARGDILWTSPLDMRCLGLRGNPDMLPLKIEQGKLYLPFKTVTIEDLSVPSFICTRLLSRSFEAWVEIDADLMEGEEAGLIYFYDENHYVKAVIKNRAGSLEAVMIKRTGDEVSEWGNPVISGSLHTIYLKGEDQRLLGEADQTVLVDSLELKELCSEMAGGFTGCTIGVYAASERGESERMASFGTLYLDFMD from the coding sequence ATGATAACGATTACAAATCCCATTCAAAAGGGGTTTTACCCGGACCCTTCCATATGCCGGGTGGGGGAAGAGTTTTATATGGTTCATTCCACCTTTGCATATGCACCTGGAATACCGGTTTTTAAAAGCGATAATTTAAGTGATTGGGAACAGATCGGCCATGTGCTGGAACGGGAGGAGCAGCTTTGCTTAAATGGAGCCAAAGTCTCCCAGGGGATTTATGCGCCTACCATACGGTATTTTAATGGATTGTTTTATGTGATTACTACCAATGTGTCTGGCGGGGGGAATTTCTATGTCACAGCAGAGACAGCAAATGGGCCGTGGTCGGATCCTATATACTTGGAAAATGCCCCTGGTATTGACCCCAGTTTGTTTTTTGATGATGAAACCTGCTATTATGTAGGCCAGAGAGCAAAAGAGAACGCGGCTTATTATGGAGACTGTGAGATATGGATTCAAGAGCTTGATTTAAGGGAAGGAAAGCTCCTGGGCAAACCAGTAAGTGTTTTTGATGGAAGTATGAAACACACTATCTGGGCGGAAGGGCCTCATGTATATCGCAAGGATGATTTTTATTATCTGATGCTGGCAGAGGGAGGAACAGCCTTCCATCACAGCGTAGCAGTTGCCAGAAGCCGGTCTGTCTTTGGTCCTTATGAATCATGTCCTCATAATCCGATTCTCACTCACCGTCATCTGGGCCATGGTTACCCCATACAAAATATTGGTCATGGGGATTTGGTGGAGAGCCCAAGCGGGGATTGGTTTATGGTCATGTTGGGAACGAGGCCGAAGAATGGATGTGCGGAGCTTGGCAGGGAAACATTTTTAGCAAAAGTAGAATGGGAAGAAGATTGGCCCGTTGTAAACCCAATGGTGGGAACGGTCATGGAGCAGCAAAAGATGAAGTTCTTACCTGGTTGTGACAGAGCAAAGCCGGCTGCAAGGGGGGATATCCTATGGACATCTCCTCTTGATATGAGGTGTCTTGGTTTAAGGGGAAATCCAGACATGCTGCCCCTTAAGATAGAACAGGGAAAGCTTTATCTTCCTTTTAAGACTGTAACTATTGAGGATCTGTCGGTTCCCTCCTTTATCTGTACAAGACTTCTGTCCCGCAGCTTTGAAGCCTGGGTGGAGATAGATGCGGATTTGATGGAAGGAGAAGAGGCCGGGCTCATTTATTTCTATGATGAGAATCATTATGTAAAAGCAGTCATAAAGAACCGGGCTGGAAGCTTAGAAGCAGTTATGATAAAACGAACGGGAGATGAAGTGTCGGAGTGGGGGAACCCTGTTATATCCGGCAGTCTGCATACCATATACCTAAAGGGGGAAGACCAGCGGCTCCTCGGGGAAGCAGACCAGACGGTCCTTGTCGATTCCCTGGAGTTAAAAGAGCTTTGCTCGGAGATGGCAGGAGGTTTTACCGGGTGCACCATTGGAGTCTATGCAGCATCGGAGCGGGGAGAATCGGAGCGTATGGCATCATTTGGCACTCTTTATCTTGACTTTATGGATTAG
- a CDS encoding sialate O-acetylesterase yields the protein MARIELPEIFQDGMMLQRDKTIKVWGTVTGAKRLRISLCNDMEEAEIHGVTFYCELSKQNAGVGLTLSIFVDEEEAPEVTISNISIGDIYIAAGQSNMEYFLRYDAHWNDIKKWERNDDIHMFNCKRIAFEGQKRELPDSGSWFLEHDFQWETFSAPGYSFARSLQPVIGVPVGVIGCNWGGTPACAWMDWSCFDEEPLHVFKEEYQQALSSMPEEEIKNKSMEGWAFEDSYEHQIDWRAMMYGMNEEDQKEWMERNAGDPAVLLGPYHHYRPSGLYETMLKKLAPFPVKGVLWYQGESDAGHADIYDKTFETMIRCWRKLWKDELPFLFVQLAPFGWWLGNDGNGYPAIRERQELVSKLVPGAYMISIMDLGMYEDIHPKEKIEVGERLALLARGKIYGEDILCESPEFIKAERIENKLILHFSDTGKSLTLKGEEIKSLKIWQGKQIKEIETFSLDTSVTLTFESLSEDPIEIQFAKEGYCEVNLFNEALLPVKPFSVVCL from the coding sequence ATGGCACGAATTGAATTACCTGAAATCTTTCAAGATGGAATGATGCTTCAACGGGATAAGACCATTAAAGTATGGGGGACAGTAACAGGGGCAAAACGGCTTCGCATAAGCCTTTGCAATGATATGGAGGAGGCAGAGATCCATGGAGTTACCTTTTACTGCGAGCTTTCAAAACAGAATGCTGGTGTGGGACTTACTCTGTCCATTTTTGTGGATGAGGAGGAAGCTCCGGAAGTCACCATTTCCAATATAAGCATAGGAGATATCTATATTGCGGCAGGCCAGTCCAACATGGAGTATTTTCTAAGATACGACGCTCACTGGAATGATATAAAGAAGTGGGAAAGAAATGATGATATACATATGTTCAACTGTAAGAGAATTGCATTTGAAGGCCAGAAGAGGGAGCTGCCAGATTCCGGGAGCTGGTTTTTAGAGCATGATTTTCAGTGGGAGACCTTTTCTGCACCGGGATATTCCTTTGCCAGATCTTTGCAGCCGGTCATTGGCGTTCCAGTGGGTGTTATTGGCTGTAACTGGGGCGGGACACCTGCCTGTGCCTGGATGGACTGGTCCTGTTTTGATGAAGAACCGTTACATGTTTTTAAAGAAGAGTATCAACAGGCCTTATCTTCTATGCCAGAAGAAGAGATTAAGAATAAGAGCATGGAGGGCTGGGCATTTGAAGACTCTTATGAGCATCAGATTGACTGGAGAGCCATGATGTATGGCATGAATGAAGAGGATCAGAAAGAATGGATGGAAAGAAATGCAGGTGATCCCGCAGTTCTTCTTGGACCATACCATCATTATCGCCCATCAGGCCTTTATGAGACCATGCTCAAAAAGCTTGCACCTTTTCCAGTAAAAGGAGTTCTCTGGTATCAGGGAGAATCCGATGCAGGTCATGCAGACATATACGATAAGACCTTTGAAACAATGATCCGCTGCTGGAGAAAGCTTTGGAAGGATGAGTTGCCATTTCTTTTTGTTCAGCTGGCTCCATTTGGCTGGTGGCTTGGAAATGATGGCAACGGCTACCCAGCTATCAGGGAACGGCAGGAACTGGTCTCCAAGCTTGTTCCAGGTGCTTATATGATTTCTATCATGGACCTTGGCATGTACGAGGATATCCATCCTAAGGAGAAGATTGAAGTTGGGGAAAGGCTTGCCCTTCTGGCACGTGGAAAAATATATGGGGAAGACATTCTTTGTGAATCTCCGGAGTTTATAAAGGCTGAGAGAATAGAGAATAAGCTCATTCTTCATTTCTCAGATACAGGTAAGAGTCTCACCCTCAAAGGAGAAGAAATTAAAAGCCTGAAGATTTGGCAAGGGAAACAGATAAAAGAAATAGAAACTTTTAGTCTTGATACAAGCGTTACACTTACCTTTGAATCCTTATCAGAGGATCCCATAGAGATTCAGTTTGCAAAAGAGGGATATTGCGAGGTGAACCTGTTTAATGAGGCTTTACTTCCTGTAAAACCGTTTTCTGTGGTGTGCTTATAG
- the rpmF gene encoding 50S ribosomal protein L32 codes for MSICPKNKSSKARRDKRRANWKMSAPNLVKCSKCGELMMPHRVCKACGSYNKKEIINVEA; via the coding sequence ATGTCTATCTGTCCAAAGAACAAATCTTCTAAAGCTAGAAGAGACAAACGTAGAGCAAACTGGAAGATGAGCGCTCCAAACTTAGTGAAGTGCAGCAAATGCGGTGAGCTGATGATGCCTCACAGAGTTTGCAAGGCTTGCGGTTCTTACAACAAGAAAGAAATCATCAACGTTGAAGCTTAA
- a CDS encoding YceD family protein, whose protein sequence is MLINLTELFTLEGKEKTYTPDIEMTVYHGPNGDYKVAAEKPVTLRIINLGGKKLVVEGKAELTLVIPCDRCLEPVPIDLDFDIIRTIDLGESEEEREEDLDEQPYVSGYNLDVDQLVCDELILNLPMKVLCSEDCKGICNRCGTNLNRETCDCDIRPTDPRMAVIQDIFKQFKEV, encoded by the coding sequence TAACCGAGTTGTTTACCCTGGAAGGGAAAGAGAAAACTTATACGCCAGATATCGAGATGACAGTCTATCATGGGCCAAACGGTGATTATAAAGTAGCGGCTGAGAAACCAGTTACGCTGCGGATTATCAATCTGGGAGGCAAAAAGCTGGTAGTGGAAGGGAAAGCAGAGCTTACCCTTGTTATTCCATGTGACCGCTGCCTGGAACCTGTTCCAATTGATTTGGATTTTGATATCATCCGTACGATTGACTTAGGTGAATCAGAGGAAGAGCGTGAAGAAGATCTCGATGAACAACCATATGTTAGTGGTTATAATCTGGATGTAGACCAGTTGGTTTGTGATGAACTCATACTGAACCTGCCTATGAAGGTTCTCTGCAGTGAAGACTGTAAGGGGATTTGTAATAGATGTGGAACAAATCTCAATCGTGAGACTTGTGACTGCGATATTAGGCCTACAGACCCTAGAATGGCAGTCATCCAGGATATTTTTAAACAGTTTAAGGAGGTGTAA